One part of the Sphingobacterium sp. LZ7M1 genome encodes these proteins:
- a CDS encoding ThuA domain-containing protein, with product MKRICILTLVCCLSICFTFASGIVKPKKVLVFTKTAGFRHDNIEEGVKVLTKLLKDENIGMFHTEDANVFLADSLKDFDAVLFFSTTGTILDEQQKVAFQNFLKSGKGFMGVHAATDTEHEWPWYNNLVGAYFASHPAVQEAKIDVKNRKHLATKHLPKVWMHKDEWYDFSKVKPDLKILMTIDEKSYENGKMGDFHPIAWYQKFEGIKVFYTGLGHTKESLYEPNFQKQLVGGLKYVLGY from the coding sequence ATGAAAAGAATTTGCATACTGACCCTAGTCTGTTGTTTAAGTATCTGTTTTACTTTTGCTTCAGGAATTGTAAAGCCAAAGAAAGTTTTAGTTTTTACCAAGACAGCAGGTTTTAGGCATGACAACATTGAAGAAGGAGTGAAGGTCCTGACCAAATTGTTGAAGGATGAAAACATCGGAATGTTTCATACGGAGGATGCAAATGTCTTTCTAGCGGATTCATTAAAGGATTTTGATGCTGTTTTGTTCTTTAGTACCACCGGTACCATCTTAGATGAGCAACAAAAGGTAGCTTTCCAGAATTTCTTGAAATCTGGTAAAGGTTTTATGGGTGTTCATGCAGCGACAGATACAGAACACGAATGGCCATGGTACAATAATTTAGTAGGAGCATATTTTGCCAGCCATCCTGCTGTGCAAGAAGCGAAAATTGATGTAAAGAACAGGAAACATTTGGCTACAAAGCATTTGCCAAAGGTATGGATGCATAAGGACGAATGGTATGACTTCTCCAAAGTAAAACCTGATCTTAAGATCTTGATGACCATCGATGAGAAATCCTATGAAAATGGAAAAATGGGTGATTTTCATCCCATAGCTTGGTACCAGAAGTTTGAAGGAATAAAAGTCTTTTACACAGGCTTAGGACATACGAAGGAATCTTTATACGAACCGAACTTCCAAAAACAGCTCGTGGGAGGCCTAAAATATGTTTTAGGTTATTAA
- the aroB gene encoding 3-dehydroquinate synthase has translation MKKINSLGYEVVFDDELDELQSFLIDHDYSQLLILVDRNTNDHCLPVIQAAIPDIVDYDIIEVDPGEENKNIDFCIGVWKTMLDFGADRKALMLNLGGGVVTDMGGFAASTYKRGIDFLNVPTTLLSQVDASVGGKTGIDLDNVKNIIGTFSQPKAVFISYKFLETLDDRQVLSGFAEVIKHGLIQDKDLFSRCKTVSLPVIPEGMVYDSVVIKNKVVLEDPTEKGLRKILNFGHTIGHAIEGYSLVTDVNPLLHGEAIAIGMICEAYLSHKVNNLDKAELDEIVNYLLSIYPKYNLNSAVYPELLALMKNDKKNEGNKLGFALLRKIGDCDFNKYVEEDSIIESLDFYQSKTK, from the coding sequence ATGAAGAAGATTAATAGTTTAGGATACGAAGTCGTATTCGATGATGAGTTAGATGAACTGCAGTCCTTTCTCATTGATCATGATTATTCGCAACTCTTGATTCTCGTAGATCGAAACACGAATGATCATTGTTTACCTGTCATTCAGGCTGCCATACCTGATATTGTTGATTATGATATTATTGAGGTAGATCCAGGAGAAGAGAACAAGAACATAGACTTCTGTATAGGTGTTTGGAAAACCATGTTGGACTTTGGCGCCGATCGAAAAGCCCTCATGCTAAACTTAGGCGGTGGAGTAGTAACCGATATGGGCGGATTTGCCGCTTCTACCTATAAACGAGGTATTGATTTTTTAAATGTTCCTACAACTTTGCTTTCTCAAGTTGATGCCTCCGTGGGTGGTAAGACTGGGATAGACTTGGATAATGTAAAAAACATAATAGGTACGTTCAGCCAACCAAAGGCTGTGTTTATATCCTATAAATTTCTTGAAACATTAGATGACCGTCAGGTCCTTTCGGGATTTGCTGAGGTCATCAAGCATGGTTTGATCCAGGATAAAGATTTATTTAGCCGTTGCAAAACAGTTAGTTTGCCTGTTATACCTGAAGGTATGGTGTACGATTCTGTTGTCATTAAGAATAAAGTTGTTCTAGAAGATCCTACTGAAAAAGGCTTAAGGAAGATCTTGAATTTTGGACATACGATAGGACACGCTATTGAAGGATATTCCTTGGTAACTGATGTAAATCCATTATTACATGGAGAGGCAATTGCTATTGGAATGATCTGTGAAGCTTATCTTTCACATAAGGTTAACAATTTGGATAAAGCCGAATTGGATGAGATAGTCAATTACCTATTGTCAATCTATCCTAAATACAATTTAAATTCAGCAGTTTATCCTGAGTTATTGGCATTGATGAAGAATGATAAGAAGAATGAAGGCAATAAACTTGGATTTGCGCTGTTAAGAAAAATAGGAGATTGCGACTTCAATAAATATGTAGAAGAGGATTCCATCATTGAGAGTCTAGATTTTTATCAATCAAAAACCAAATAA
- a CDS encoding RNA-binding S4 domain-containing protein, translating into MQTFTLEGDYIQLIQLLKVMNWVEHGAMAQWVVEEGLVKYNGQVDYRKRLKVKVGDIVEFDGNKVKVQ; encoded by the coding sequence ATGCAAACGTTTACATTAGAAGGGGACTATATCCAATTGATCCAATTATTGAAAGTCATGAACTGGGTTGAGCATGGTGCCATGGCTCAATGGGTGGTGGAAGAAGGACTTGTAAAGTACAATGGCCAAGTCGATTACAGGAAAAGATTAAAAGTTAAGGTAGGAGATATCGTGGAATTCGATGGGAATAAAGTGAAAGTTCAATAA
- a CDS encoding proline dehydrogenase family protein translates to MDIASPLKLDFNNTEIAFQGKSDKDLNKAYWLFKMVASNTLIKIGTPITNFSLNIGLPIQGIIKNTIYKQFCGGESIQDCQTAIQDLGKGHVTTILDYSVEGEDSEESFDACCAEILRTVEAAKANPLISFCVFKPTGLGRFDLLAKIDAKESLSPEEQAEYKRLMERCDRICKACYDNDIRVLIDAEHSWIQDTIDDIAREMMEKYNSESPIVYNTYQMYRHDKLASLKADFAYAKTQGFHLGAKLVRGAYMEIERERAKENNYPSPIQPNKKASDTDYNAAVDFCLENIDTVGLMAGTHNEESCRLLANELEKRNIPHNLPNVFFAQLLGMSDNLSFNLAAAGYNVAKYMPYGPVKSVMPYLFRRAQENTSVGGQTGRELSLIMKELKRRKSEK, encoded by the coding sequence ATGGACATAGCTTCACCCTTAAAGCTTGACTTTAACAACACCGAAATTGCCTTTCAAGGCAAAAGCGACAAAGACCTTAACAAAGCGTATTGGTTATTTAAAATGGTCGCGAGCAATACCCTAATTAAGATAGGGACACCAATTACAAACTTTTCGTTGAATATCGGATTACCGATTCAAGGCATTATCAAAAACACTATCTACAAACAGTTCTGTGGAGGAGAAAGTATCCAAGATTGCCAAACCGCAATCCAAGACCTTGGTAAAGGTCATGTAACTACTATCCTTGACTATTCTGTGGAAGGCGAAGACTCGGAAGAAAGCTTCGATGCATGCTGCGCTGAAATCCTCAGGACCGTAGAAGCTGCTAAAGCAAACCCTCTGATCTCCTTCTGTGTGTTCAAACCTACTGGTTTGGGAAGATTTGACCTATTGGCCAAAATCGATGCTAAAGAATCACTTTCCCCTGAAGAACAAGCGGAATACAAACGCCTGATGGAGAGATGTGACCGTATCTGTAAAGCTTGTTATGATAACGACATCCGCGTGCTTATCGATGCTGAACACTCCTGGATCCAGGATACCATTGATGATATTGCTAGAGAAATGATGGAAAAATACAATTCGGAAAGCCCGATTGTATATAATACCTATCAAATGTACCGTCATGACAAATTAGCTTCCCTTAAAGCTGATTTTGCCTATGCTAAAACTCAAGGTTTCCACCTTGGTGCCAAACTTGTTCGCGGTGCCTACATGGAAATTGAAAGAGAAAGGGCAAAAGAGAACAATTACCCTTCCCCGATCCAACCTAACAAAAAAGCATCTGATACCGATTACAATGCCGCTGTGGACTTCTGTCTTGAAAACATTGATACAGTCGGCCTGATGGCAGGTACGCACAATGAGGAAAGCTGCAGGTTATTGGCTAATGAACTTGAAAAAAGAAACATCCCTCACAATCTTCCTAACGTGTTTTTCGCACAACTTTTAGGAATGTCGGACAACCTTTCTTTCAATTTGGCTGCTGCAGGTTACAATGTGGCTAAATATATGCCATACGGACCGGTAAAATCAGTAATGCCTTATCTGTTCCGTCGCGCTCAGGAAAACACCTCCGTAGGTGGACAGACTGGACGTGAGTTGAGCTTAATCATGAAAGAGCTGAAACGTCGTAAATCTGAAAAATAA
- a CDS encoding HAD family phosphatase gives MTEENYQKYLKLKEIASPFKALLFDVDGTLADNMHAHKAAYVETAKEHGILLNPDLIDETAGWPTVHVADEISSRYQVPLDRIEFAKRKSAIFIEHFIQKTQPVEFVRQVLYDFAESRKIGIVSGGSRSTLNITLDVINVVGRYETLVCAGDTPEGKPSPQPFLLAAEHLNVNPSDCLVFEDGDPGVQGAISAGMAWVRIDQL, from the coding sequence ATGACGGAAGAAAATTATCAGAAATACCTTAAACTAAAAGAAATCGCATCCCCTTTCAAAGCATTACTGTTTGACGTCGATGGCACCCTAGCAGATAATATGCATGCCCATAAAGCTGCTTATGTAGAAACTGCCAAGGAACACGGCATTCTATTGAACCCCGATCTGATCGATGAAACGGCAGGATGGCCTACAGTGCATGTGGCAGATGAAATCTCTTCCCGTTATCAGGTTCCTTTGGATAGAATTGAATTTGCAAAACGAAAGTCTGCCATCTTTATTGAACATTTTATTCAAAAGACACAACCCGTAGAATTTGTCAGACAGGTCCTTTATGATTTTGCTGAATCAAGAAAAATTGGGATTGTTTCTGGTGGAAGCCGCTCTACCCTCAACATTACTTTGGATGTCATTAACGTAGTCGGAAGATATGAGACTTTGGTCTGTGCAGGCGACACGCCTGAAGGTAAACCTTCTCCTCAACCTTTTTTATTGGCTGCGGAACACTTAAATGTCAATCCAAGCGACTGCTTGGTCTTTGAAGACGGTGATCCTGGAGTACAAGGAGCAATTTCTGCTGGAATGGCTTGGGTCCGTATCGACCAACTGTAG
- a CDS encoding RNA polymerase sigma factor, whose amino-acid sequence MGILRKYLSNSTALNLRTALEQCAMSNSEKSKSFLYKKFYGYVMAIVIRYMKHEMEAEELANECFVKAFNKIGTFSLHEDPNVLEKTFKSWIARIAVNTSIDALRVRKQMYMLDDLSSSDTLHYSVDNGSRLEYEDMLSLIQQLPDIQRSIFNLYEIEGYSHEEIGKELGIPESTSRTYLTRAKQKLRKLYLSQIDLENIKS is encoded by the coding sequence GTGGGAATTTTAAGGAAATATCTCAGTAACAGTACAGCATTGAACCTAAGGACAGCTTTGGAGCAATGTGCTATGTCTAATTCTGAGAAGAGTAAATCCTTTCTATACAAGAAATTCTATGGTTATGTGATGGCTATCGTGATCCGCTATATGAAGCATGAAATGGAGGCTGAGGAGCTGGCCAATGAATGTTTTGTGAAAGCCTTCAATAAGATCGGGACCTTTTCATTGCATGAAGATCCCAATGTTTTAGAGAAGACTTTTAAGTCTTGGATAGCGAGGATCGCAGTTAATACGTCGATCGATGCCCTGCGGGTTCGGAAGCAGATGTATATGCTGGACGATTTGAGCAGTAGTGATACCTTACATTATTCCGTAGATAATGGAAGCAGGTTGGAATATGAGGATATGCTTTCCTTGATACAGCAGTTGCCAGATATTCAGCGATCGATCTTCAACCTGTATGAAATTGAAGGTTATTCGCATGAGGAGATAGGGAAGGAACTGGGAATCCCAGAGAGTACTTCCAGGACTTATTTGACAAGAGCGAAGCAAAAGTTGCGCAAATTGTATTTGAGTCAAATTGATTTAGAAAATATTAAATCCTGA
- a CDS encoding universal stress protein, whose translation MRAILFPTDFSEIANNAFLYALHIAKSIDAKIYVLYSYLEPVLSATHGGQPELLGEVYQTIELNQFEVYKKKTQKLREIASEIGMQEVELVFLFEEGPVASVVKSIVEREKIHLVVMGTHGESGFLSKLIGTNTVSVIKSIQNPVLAVPPHAKYQGIKRTVFTTLFREKDKSALKEMLIMAKAVDAKIECLHVMHNDKVADVLLQTEAWQKEFPQENINYVLLDEVESIENTIANYILENNIDIFGVVKRNRSFFDRLFNSSISNNLALHSKVPILVFHEEK comes from the coding sequence ATGAGAGCCATCTTATTTCCTACAGATTTTTCCGAAATCGCCAATAATGCGTTCCTCTATGCATTACATATTGCCAAATCGATTGATGCCAAGATTTATGTGCTATACTCCTATCTAGAGCCGGTCCTTTCCGCAACGCACGGTGGACAACCGGAACTTTTAGGAGAAGTCTATCAGACCATTGAGCTCAACCAATTCGAAGTCTATAAAAAGAAAACCCAAAAACTCCGAGAGATCGCTTCCGAGATCGGGATGCAAGAAGTTGAATTAGTTTTTCTTTTTGAAGAAGGGCCGGTCGCTTCAGTGGTAAAAAGCATTGTAGAACGCGAAAAGATCCATTTGGTGGTTATGGGAACACATGGTGAATCTGGATTTCTTTCCAAATTAATCGGAACCAATACCGTAAGTGTTATCAAGTCTATCCAAAACCCAGTTCTTGCTGTCCCTCCACATGCTAAATATCAAGGTATCAAGCGCACTGTCTTCACGACTCTATTCCGTGAAAAGGACAAATCCGCGTTGAAGGAAATGCTCATCATGGCAAAAGCTGTGGATGCTAAAATCGAATGCTTACACGTGATGCACAATGATAAAGTGGCCGATGTACTATTGCAGACGGAAGCTTGGCAAAAGGAATTTCCACAAGAAAACATTAATTATGTTCTCCTGGATGAGGTTGAAAGCATAGAAAATACCATTGCAAATTATATCCTTGAAAACAATATTGATATATTTGGTGTCGTTAAGAGAAACCGAAGCTTCTTTGATCGCCTATTCAACAGCAGCATCAGCAATAACCTTGCTCTGCATTCAAAGGTGCCAATATTGGTTTTTCATGAAGAAAAATAA
- the clpB gene encoding ATP-dependent chaperone ClpB, with protein sequence MNFNNFTIKAQEAIQKASEIASGHQQQAIEPAHIMKALLSVDENVISHLLKKLNVNISYLSQEVDKIIESYPKVSGSNVYLSNSATAVLQKAQSFLKEFNDEFVSIEHILLGLLLSGDKVASLLKDQGVTEKDLKTAIKELRGNSRVTDQNAEATYNALNKYARNLNEYAESGKLDPVIGRDEEIRRVMQILSRRTKNNPILVGEPGVGKTAIAEGIAYRIIKGDAPENLKTKTVFSLDMGALVAGAKYKGEFEERLKAVVKEVSDSDGEIILFIDEIHTLVGAGGGEGAMDAANILKPALARGELRTIGATTLNEYQKYFEKDKALERRFQKVMVEEPDTQDAISILRGIKERYETHHKVRILDEAIISAVELSQRYITDRFLPDKAIDLVDEAASKLRLEMDSVPVVVDELERRIMQLEIEREAIKREKDEKKISELSETIANLSNERDSLRAKWQSEKTLVDQVNAEAQNIENYKLEAEQAERAGDYGKVAELRYGKIKEAQDKVDALKKELSEKQDSSRMLKEEVTSEDIADVVSKWTGIPVSKMIQSEREKLLNLEEELHKRVAGQDEAIEAIADAIRRSRAGLSDAKRPIGSFIFLGTTGVGKTELAKALAEYLFDDEQAMIRIDMSEYQERHAVSRLIGAPPGYVGYDEGGQLTEAVRRRPYSVVLLDEIEKAHPDVFNILLQVLDDGHLTDNKGRVVNFKNTIIIMTSNTGSHIIQENFSKLNDENRGEVVAKTKDEVLDLLQKSIRPEFLNRIDEVIMFTPLSRTEIGDIVRMQFNRVEKQLAEQNIFLTASDEALDWLAQLGYDPVYGARPLKRVIQKRILNELSKEILSGKISRDSVIKLDAFDGKFVFLNKNEE encoded by the coding sequence ATGAACTTTAACAACTTTACAATCAAAGCCCAAGAGGCAATACAAAAAGCTTCAGAAATTGCATCTGGCCATCAGCAACAAGCGATCGAGCCAGCGCATATCATGAAAGCCTTATTATCAGTAGATGAAAATGTCATTTCCCATTTACTCAAGAAACTAAACGTCAATATCAGCTACCTGAGCCAAGAGGTCGATAAAATTATCGAATCCTACCCTAAGGTAAGCGGAAGCAATGTTTATCTAAGCAACTCCGCTACCGCTGTATTACAGAAAGCGCAGAGCTTTTTGAAGGAATTTAACGATGAGTTCGTCTCCATTGAGCATATCCTGTTAGGACTATTGCTATCCGGCGACAAGGTTGCCAGCCTATTGAAAGACCAAGGAGTCACTGAAAAAGACCTAAAAACCGCAATAAAAGAATTGAGGGGAAATTCAAGGGTAACTGACCAAAATGCCGAAGCAACCTACAATGCATTGAACAAATATGCTAGGAATCTTAATGAATATGCTGAATCTGGCAAACTCGACCCTGTAATCGGTCGCGATGAAGAAATCAGACGCGTCATGCAGATCTTATCCCGTAGGACAAAGAACAATCCGATCTTGGTTGGTGAGCCCGGAGTAGGTAAAACAGCGATTGCCGAAGGTATTGCCTACCGAATCATAAAAGGCGATGCTCCTGAAAACTTGAAGACCAAAACCGTATTCTCTTTGGATATGGGTGCATTGGTTGCCGGTGCGAAATATAAGGGTGAATTCGAAGAACGCCTAAAGGCTGTAGTTAAGGAAGTATCGGACAGCGACGGTGAAATCATCCTGTTCATTGATGAGATCCACACCTTAGTTGGTGCTGGTGGCGGTGAGGGCGCTATGGATGCTGCAAACATCCTGAAACCTGCATTGGCGCGTGGTGAGTTGAGGACAATCGGTGCAACGACACTAAACGAGTATCAAAAGTATTTCGAAAAGGACAAAGCCTTAGAGCGTAGGTTCCAGAAAGTGATGGTGGAAGAACCAGATACCCAAGATGCAATCTCTATCCTACGTGGTATCAAGGAACGTTACGAAACCCACCACAAAGTTAGGATCCTGGATGAGGCTATCATTTCGGCTGTAGAACTCTCACAAAGATACATTACGGACCGTTTCTTACCAGACAAGGCCATTGACCTAGTCGATGAGGCAGCGTCCAAATTGAGGCTCGAAATGGACTCAGTTCCGGTTGTGGTCGATGAACTGGAACGAAGGATCATGCAATTGGAAATTGAAAGAGAAGCGATCAAGCGTGAAAAAGACGAGAAGAAAATCTCTGAACTTTCAGAAACCATCGCCAACCTTTCCAATGAACGAGATTCATTAAGGGCTAAGTGGCAATCTGAAAAGACCTTGGTGGACCAGGTCAACGCGGAGGCTCAAAACATAGAAAACTACAAACTGGAAGCTGAACAGGCTGAACGTGCGGGCGACTACGGAAAGGTTGCAGAATTAAGGTACGGTAAGATCAAGGAAGCTCAGGACAAAGTGGATGCTTTGAAAAAAGAACTTTCAGAGAAACAAGACAGCAGCCGTATGCTTAAGGAAGAAGTAACTTCCGAAGATATCGCTGATGTGGTTTCAAAATGGACCGGTATCCCTGTCAGTAAAATGATTCAATCCGAAAGGGAAAAACTATTGAACCTGGAAGAAGAATTACATAAGCGTGTCGCAGGACAAGATGAGGCTATTGAAGCTATTGCTGATGCGATCCGTAGATCAAGGGCCGGATTGAGTGATGCTAAACGCCCAATCGGTTCCTTTATTTTCCTTGGTACAACAGGGGTCGGTAAAACCGAACTTGCAAAAGCCTTGGCAGAATATCTGTTCGATGACGAACAGGCCATGATCCGGATCGATATGTCGGAGTACCAAGAAAGACATGCCGTATCGCGTTTGATCGGAGCGCCTCCAGGATACGTGGGTTATGACGAAGGCGGACAGTTAACCGAAGCCGTACGTCGTAGACCATACTCAGTGGTGCTATTAGATGAAATCGAAAAAGCACACCCGGATGTATTCAATATCCTATTACAAGTATTGGATGATGGCCATTTGACAGACAACAAAGGCCGTGTAGTAAACTTTAAGAACACCATCATCATCATGACCTCCAATACCGGTTCTCATATTATCCAAGAGAATTTCTCTAAATTGAATGATGAGAACAGAGGAGAAGTCGTAGCGAAAACAAAGGATGAAGTCCTTGATCTATTGCAAAAATCTATCCGTCCAGAGTTCTTGAACCGTATTGATGAGGTGATCATGTTTACTCCGCTGTCCAGAACAGAAATTGGTGATATCGTTAGGATGCAATTTAACAGGGTTGAAAAACAACTTGCTGAACAAAACATCTTCCTAACAGCTTCTGACGAAGCCCTAGATTGGTTAGCACAATTAGGATACGACCCTGTCTATGGTGCAAGACCATTGAAACGTGTCATCCAAAAAAGAATCCTCAACGAACTCTCTAAAGAGATACTATCAGGAAAAATATCCAGAGATTCCGTAATCAAACTGGATGCATTTGATGGAAAATTCGTCTTCCTCAACAAGAATGAGGAATAA
- the lysA gene encoding diaminopimelate decarboxylase, whose translation MNINQIDLGRLNEFETPFYYYDLDLLNETLDRAKAAADKRGFHVHYALKANFNDRILDLIQSKGFGADCVSGNEVQKSIDSGFPANQITFAGVGKSDKEINLALRHHIFAFNVESIQELLVINELAAKQNVKAQVSLRINPNVDAHTHHYITTGLDENKFGVPNSELEKAASVLRECDHIDLLGLHFHVGSQITDINVFKSLCVKVNEWKNWFEERGTTIKVLNVGGGLGVDYHEPDAHPFADFEAYFDVFDKFLERTPQQEVHFELGRALVAQAGTLLSRVLYTKSGVKKNFLILDAGMTELMRPALYQAFHKIEKLGKNEGIEKLNYDVVGPICESSDCFGKEVTLPVSERGDLIAIRTAGAYGEVMASKYNLRDEIRFVFSDGI comes from the coding sequence ATGAACATCAATCAAATTGATTTAGGACGTTTAAACGAATTTGAAACTCCATTTTATTACTATGATCTGGACCTGTTGAATGAAACATTGGACAGGGCCAAGGCGGCAGCTGATAAAAGAGGATTTCATGTTCATTATGCACTAAAAGCTAACTTTAATGACAGGATTTTAGATTTAATCCAATCTAAAGGCTTTGGTGCGGATTGTGTAAGTGGAAATGAGGTTCAAAAATCAATTGATTCTGGTTTTCCTGCCAATCAGATTACCTTCGCTGGTGTTGGAAAATCCGACAAGGAGATTAATTTGGCATTAAGGCATCATATTTTTGCTTTTAATGTGGAATCTATCCAAGAGCTATTGGTAATCAATGAATTGGCGGCTAAACAGAACGTTAAGGCTCAAGTTTCGTTGCGCATTAATCCGAATGTAGATGCCCATACGCACCATTATATCACCACCGGTTTAGATGAAAATAAATTTGGTGTGCCCAATTCTGAATTGGAAAAGGCGGCTTCCGTATTAAGGGAATGTGATCATATTGATCTGTTGGGTCTGCATTTCCATGTAGGTTCGCAGATTACCGATATCAATGTGTTCAAGAGTCTTTGTGTAAAGGTAAATGAGTGGAAGAATTGGTTTGAAGAGCGCGGAACTACCATTAAAGTATTGAACGTAGGTGGTGGGCTAGGCGTGGATTATCATGAACCAGATGCCCATCCTTTTGCTGACTTTGAAGCTTATTTTGATGTATTCGATAAGTTTCTGGAAAGAACTCCGCAACAAGAGGTGCATTTTGAACTGGGCCGTGCTTTGGTAGCACAAGCAGGAACTTTGTTGAGCAGGGTATTGTACACTAAAAGCGGGGTTAAGAAAAACTTTTTGATCCTTGATGCAGGTATGACCGAGCTTATGCGTCCAGCATTGTACCAGGCATTCCATAAAATCGAAAAATTAGGCAAAAACGAGGGTATTGAAAAATTGAACTACGATGTGGTTGGGCCAATCTGTGAGAGCTCAGATTGTTTTGGAAAAGAAGTAACACTTCCTGTTTCAGAACGTGGAGATCTGATCGCTATCCGTACTGCAGGTGCTTATGGCGAAGTAATGGCTTCGAAATATAATCTTAGAGATGAAATCAGGTTTGTGTTTTCTGATGGGATTTGA
- a CDS encoding aspartate kinase yields MKILKFGGTSVGSAERIQSLLDIVNPAERQIVVLSAVAGTTNALVEISKAYLNGKKDEAKELIKEHKNKYEALIKELFSTENGYKQGKELIDYHFNLIASLSNDLFTPTEEKIILAQGELMSTTLWHLYLSEKGIKSVLLPALDFMKIDEDNEPMVPFIKEKLEAILAEHPDNSLFITQGYICRNSFGEIDNLRRGGSDYTASLIGAAIQADEIQIWTDIDGMHNNDPRIVKGTTPIAELSFDEAAELAYFGAKILHPQSVFPAQRYNVPVRLLNTMDPQAFGTFISKNGGQKGSIRAVAAKDDITAIHIHSSRMLLAYGFLRKIFEIFERYKTPIDMITTSEVAVSLTIDDTKNLDDIIREVEDFGNVSVDRNQTIICVVGDFGANTHGYAARVLDAVKHLPLRMVSYGGSDYNVSMLLDSEHKVEALRSLHNRIF; encoded by the coding sequence ATGAAAATTCTAAAATTCGGTGGAACATCCGTAGGGAGTGCTGAACGTATCCAGAGTTTATTGGATATCGTTAATCCCGCAGAGCGTCAGATTGTGGTGCTTTCAGCAGTGGCTGGAACGACAAATGCATTGGTTGAAATCTCTAAAGCTTACTTGAATGGTAAGAAGGATGAAGCCAAGGAATTGATCAAGGAACACAAGAACAAGTACGAAGCTTTAATCAAGGAACTCTTCAGCACTGAGAACGGATATAAGCAGGGTAAGGAATTGATAGATTATCATTTTAACTTAATTGCATCTTTGTCGAACGATCTTTTTACACCTACGGAAGAAAAGATCATCCTGGCACAGGGTGAATTGATGTCCACTACATTGTGGCATCTTTACCTGAGTGAAAAAGGCATAAAATCCGTATTGCTTCCGGCTCTTGATTTTATGAAAATCGACGAGGACAATGAGCCAATGGTTCCATTCATCAAAGAGAAATTGGAAGCGATTTTGGCTGAGCATCCTGATAATAGCTTATTTATCACGCAAGGATATATCTGTAGAAATTCCTTTGGTGAAATCGATAATTTACGTCGTGGTGGATCAGATTATACCGCATCATTGATCGGTGCTGCCATACAAGCCGATGAAATCCAGATCTGGACGGATATCGATGGTATGCATAACAATGATCCTAGAATTGTAAAGGGCACTACGCCGATTGCAGAACTGAGTTTTGACGAAGCTGCCGAGCTGGCCTATTTTGGTGCTAAGATCTTACATCCGCAGAGTGTGTTTCCAGCGCAACGGTATAATGTGCCAGTTCGATTGTTGAACACGATGGACCCCCAAGCTTTTGGAACCTTTATTTCTAAAAACGGTGGACAGAAAGGGTCGATCCGTGCGGTTGCAGCGAAAGATGATATTACGGCAATCCATATCCATTCATCAAGAATGTTGTTAGCATATGGTTTCCTGAGAAAGATCTTTGAAATTTTTGAACGTTATAAAACGCCAATCGATATGATTACCACTTCAGAGGTGGCTGTATCCTTGACAATTGATGATACCAAAAATTTAGATGATATCATCCGTGAAGTGGAAGATTTTGGAAATGTAAGTGTCGATAGAAATCAAACGATCATCTGTGTGGTGGGTGATTTTGGAGCTAATACACATGGTTATGCTGCGCGAGTTTTAGATGCAGTGAAACATTTGCCATTGCGCATGGTTTCTTATGGAGGTTCAGATTACAATGTCTCCATGCTTTTGGATTCTGAGCACAAGGTAGAAGCATTAAGGTCGTTACATAATAGAATTTTTTAA